A region of Rhizobium grahamii DNA encodes the following proteins:
- the hemB gene encoding porphobilinogen synthase: MDRTHLVDEITGHRRMRRNRKADWTRRLVQENRVTVDDLIWPVFVVPGSGIIEPIPAMPGVNRMSVDKLVEATREAADLGIPAIATFPNIEMELRDETGSNSLEANNLINQATIAIKKAVPNIGIITDVALDPFTSHGHDGILRNGEIVNDETVEQVARAAVMQADAGSDIISPSEMMDGRIGAIRQALDAAGHQNVGIMSYATKFASAFYGPYREAISTGGLLKGDKKTYYIDPANGTEAIRDAALDVEEGADMLMVKPGLPYLDICWRMKEAFGLPTFAYQVSGEYSQIKAAAMNGWIDGERAMLETLLAFKRAGCDGVLTYFAVEVAKILSKR; this comes from the coding sequence CCGGCGCATGCGCCGCAACCGCAAGGCGGATTGGACACGGCGGCTCGTGCAGGAAAACCGCGTAACGGTCGATGACCTGATCTGGCCGGTCTTCGTCGTTCCGGGTTCTGGCATCATCGAACCTATCCCGGCCATGCCCGGCGTCAATCGCATGAGCGTCGACAAGCTTGTCGAGGCGACCCGGGAAGCTGCCGATCTCGGCATCCCGGCGATTGCTACCTTTCCGAATATCGAAATGGAACTGCGCGACGAGACCGGCTCCAACAGTCTCGAAGCCAACAATCTGATCAATCAGGCGACGATTGCGATCAAGAAGGCTGTGCCGAACATCGGCATCATTACCGATGTCGCGCTCGACCCCTTCACCAGCCACGGGCACGACGGCATTCTGAGGAACGGCGAGATCGTCAACGACGAGACGGTCGAGCAGGTCGCCCGTGCCGCCGTCATGCAGGCCGACGCCGGCTCGGACATCATCTCTCCTTCCGAGATGATGGATGGGCGAATCGGAGCGATCCGTCAGGCGCTCGATGCCGCGGGACACCAGAATGTCGGCATCATGAGCTATGCGACGAAGTTCGCGTCCGCCTTCTATGGCCCGTACCGCGAAGCCATCTCCACCGGCGGCCTGCTGAAGGGTGACAAGAAGACTTATTACATCGATCCGGCCAACGGCACCGAGGCGATCCGCGATGCGGCGCTCGATGTCGAAGAGGGTGCAGACATGCTGATGGTCAAGCCCGGTCTGCCCTATCTCGACATCTGCTGGCGGATGAAGGAAGCCTTCGGCCTGCCGACCTTCGCCTATCAGGTCTCCGGCGAGTACAGCCAGATCAAGGCGGCCGCGATGAACGGCTGGATCGACGGCGAACGCGCCATGCTCGAAACATTGCTTGCCTTCAAGCGCGCGGGCTGCGACGGGGTTCTCACCTACTTCGCCGTCGAGGTTGCGAAAATACTCTCCAAGCGCTGA